In a single window of the Nicotiana tomentosiformis chromosome 8, ASM39032v3, whole genome shotgun sequence genome:
- the LOC138897579 gene encoding uncharacterized protein, with translation MKAYLQSFDLWKEVEEDGKVPPLPANPTLAQIKNYNEGNVKKFKAINALNSTISENILTKLMACETPKEIWDFLQNEYLGNDQSRLKQVLNLKREFEIQKMREFEWIKDYVDRLTTIANKIRLFGEKFSDSRIVEKVLVSLREKFESKISSLEDSKDLSNSLVNDLVNALQVVEQRRAIRDEKIIEQAFVAKIPSESTGKVKSPPCGICKKNNHAEKDYWFKGKLKCFNCKRPGHKQKVASLKSCKQIWYKRKKLFSKSWREV, from the coding sequence ATGAAGGCCTATTTACAATCTTTTGATCTATGGAAAGAAGTTGAAGAAGATGGCAAAGTACCACCATTGCCGGCCAATCCAACTTTGGCGCAAATCAAGAATTACAATGAGGGAAATGTCAAAAAGTTTAAAGCAATAAATGCTTTGAATTCCActatttcggaaaatattttaacaaaacttatggcatgtgaaactcCAAAGGAAATATGGGATTTTCTACAAAACGAATACTTGGGCAATGATCAATCAAGATTGAAGCAAGTTTTAAATCTTAAAAGAGAATTTGAGATTCAAAAGATGAGAGAATTTGAATGGATTAAAGATTATGTCGATAGACTCACAACAATTGCCAATAAAATTAGACTATTTGGTGAAAAGTTTTCAGATAGTAGAATTGTTGAAAAAGTTCTTGTGAGTTTGCGTGAGAAATTTGAATCTAAGATTTCTTCACTTGAGGATTCTAAAGATCTCTCAAACAGTTTGGTTAATGATTTAGTCAATGCTTTGCAAGTTGTTGAGCAAAGGAGGGCAATTAGAGATGAAAAAATTATTGAACAAGCTTTTGTTGCGAAGATACCAAGCGAATCAACCGGAAAAGTAAAATCTCCACCCTGTGGCATCTGCAAGAAAAACAACCATGCTGAGAAGGATTATTGGTTTAAAGGTAAACTCAAGTGTTTTAACTGTAAAAGGCCTGGGCATAAGCAAAAAGTTGCAAGCTTAAAGAGTTGCAAGCAAATATGGTACAAGAGGAAGAAGCTCTTTTCTAAAAGTTGGAGAGAAGTTTAA
- the LOC138897580 gene encoding uncharacterized protein, whose product MKTEKKKKKGETSRREERDESEHMPALPFPQKLCREKLDKQFARFLDLLKQVHINLIFIEVLSQMHAYAKFMKEILTKKRKIEDISVVKLTKHCSTILQNKLPQKCGDPWSFTIPYSLGSINFDKSLCDSDASINLMPLSIYRKLEKEIGEIRRTKAPLILERPFLATGRAILDIHERKLMLRVGEERVTFDMNVAKGAPKEKLSASVEWKVKGSKEKAALSEKDKCGVYPKKGEKKLSAWMCALVRR is encoded by the exons ATGAAAactgagaagaaaaagaagaagggagaAACTTCGAGAAGGGAGGAACGTGATGAGAGTgagcatatgcctgctctacctttccctcaaaaaCTATGTAGAGAAAAGCTAGACAAGCAGTTTGCAAGATTTCTGGATTtgctgaaacaggttcatatAAACTTAATATTtatagaagtgctctcacaaatgcatGCTTATGCCAAATTTATGAAGGAGAtacttacaaagaagaggaagatagaggatatctcagtggtcaagctcacaaagCATTGCAGCacgatattgcaaaacaaactcccacaaaagtgtggagatccatggagttttactataccttactCTTTAGGCTCTAtaaattttgataaatctttatgtgattctgatgcctcaattaatttgatgcctctatctatttacaggaaattggagaaggagattggagagataag gagaacaaaagCCCCCCTCATCTTGgaaagaccattcttagcgacagGTAGAGCTATATtggatatacacgagagaaaactcatgcttagagtgggtgaggagagaGTGACTTTTGATATGAATGTAGCAAAGGGGGCACCAAAAGAAAAACTATCtgcgagtgttgagtggaaagtgaagggctcaaaagagaaggctgcattgagtgagaaagataagtgtggggtgtaccccaagaagggtgagaagaagttgtctgcctggatgtgcgcattagttcgAAGGTGA